One Triticum dicoccoides isolate Atlit2015 ecotype Zavitan chromosome 4B, WEW_v2.0, whole genome shotgun sequence genomic window carries:
- the LOC119294784 gene encoding uncharacterized protein LOC119294784 has protein sequence MASSVAPSSCALPLHPRVAAAAGPSCRVLLAFTAPRSAAPVRRAGILAPLRCSPLEDPGATGREEGRKEEGDASKRVRGRPMWRRILFASKKTRSIMILNALTVIYASDIPVLKEVEALTEPAVFNMVRFVIAAIPFIPFVIRAFGDRRTRNGGLELGLWVSLAYLAQAIGLITSEAGRASFIAAFTVIVVPLIDGIFGASIPMLTWFGAIVSIIGVGLLECGGSPPCVGDVLNFLSAVFFGIHMVRTEQISRSTDKKKFMALLSFEVLVVAFTSILWFLLKDVFAEVHDSSFESWTFGALWDSAASFPWIPALYTGVFSTGLCMWAEMVAMAHVSATETAIVYGLEPVWGAAFAWFLLGERWDNAAWIGAALVLCGSLTVQLFGSAPEKSQKVESRSGNTFESPLKRQDRLSLSAIPVDSRKNIGSQLERKDKTL, from the exons ATGGCTTCTTCCGTCGCGCCCTCGTCGTGCGCGCTGCCCCTGCATCCGAGGGTGGCCGCGGCGGCAGGCCCCTCCTGCCGTGTGCTGCTCGCCTTCACGGCGCCCCGCTCGGCCGCGCCGGTGCGCCGGGCGGGGATCCTCGCGCCGCTCCGGTGCTCGCCGCTCGAGGATCCCGGCGCCACCGGCAGGGAggaagggaggaaggaggagggggacgcgaGCAAGCGGGTGCGCGGGAGGCCCATGTGGAGGCGGATCCTCTTCGCCTCCAAGAAGACCCGCAGCATCATGATTCTCAACGCCCTCACCGTCATCTACG CAAGTGATATTCCAGTTCTGAAAGAGGTTGAAGCCCTCACAGAACCCGCGGTTTTCAACATGGTGCGCTTCGTTATCGCAGCCATCCCCTTCATACCATTTGTGATACGCGCATTCGGCGATCGCCGCACACGAAATGGGGGATTAGAGCTAGGACTTTGGGTTAGTCTAGCGTACCTTGCTCAAGCAATTGGGTTGATCACATCTGAAGCTGGGCGAGCATCCTTCATTGCAGCCTTCACA GTGATAGTTGTGCCTCTAATTGATGGCATTTTTGGCGCCTCGATCCCCATGCTGACTTGGTTCGGGGCCATAGTATCAATTATAGGGGTTGGCCTGCTAGAATGTGGTGGCTCTCCTCCTTGT GTTGGTGACGTGCTGAATTTCTTGAGTGCGGTATTTTTCGGGATCCATATGGTTAGAACGGAGCAAATATCAAGAAGTACAGACAAGAAGAAGTTCATGGCTCTTCTTAGCTTTGAG GTCCTTGTTGTGGCTTTCACCTCGATACTCTGGTTTTTGCTCAAAGATGTCTTTGCTGAGGTCCACGATTCCAGCTTTGAATCATGGACTTTTGGTGCGCTTTGGGATTCGGCGGCTTCTTTTCCTTGGATACCAGCACTGTACACTGGAGTCTTTTCAACGGGGTTATGTATGTGGGCAGAG ATGGTAGCGATGGCCCATGTTTCAGCAACTGAAACGGCAATCGTCTATGGGCTAGAACCAGTATGGGGAGCTGCATTCGCTTGGTTCCTCTTAGGTGAAAGATGGGACAATGCTGCATGGATTGGAGCTGCCCTTGTACTAT GTGGAAGCCTTACTGTACAGCTATTCGGGTCAGCTCCCGAAAAATCCCAGAAAGTTGAATCGCGCAGCGGGAATACATTTGAATCCCCACTGAAACGGCAGGACCGCTTGTCCCTATCTGCTATCCCCGTCGATTCCAGGAAGAACATAGGGAGCCAGTTAGAGAG GAAGGATAAAACATTGTAG